CTCCGCACCACGTCGCTCTCCGTGGTGGCCAACATTGTCAGAGAGacagaagagagagagacatATAGTATGTTCGATAGATTTCCGAAGGCCGGTACCTTGGCCATGAGGACCATACCCGACCCCACCCAAAGGTGATGGGATTGTAAAACGACAAACGGCGCCTAATAACTGATTATTAGTTCCAGTACCACTGGTAGGAGTTCTTATTGTAACGAACCCACACAGGCCGACCgggaaagaaaatggaaagacaAGCGCTCTCCATTATAACActtcatcgaggcaagtactcGGAAACCTCGTACAACTCTAGTCTCCAGCAATTGTAAGGAAATTTTTGCTTTAGGGTCCTCTTATTCTGAGGAGGTCTAGCACTATCGACTCCCCCAGGGGACGGACccggaagagagagagagacaggcgAATCGTGTTGACGTATATCGATCTTTTTGGAATCCAGACAGTCCTCGATAATTCGCTAGGacagtaattttacattatgcgccgcctccgaaagatgtgcattgcatttaatatgatgtattgaataatttaaccaaattcatcaaaagacggtaaataacaatgaagtttaaatagaaattatttcacacttttcactgcattttcccatacttttaagcaattatatctagagttagtgcgtattcatatacattaactagaaattatttcatgcttttcactgcattttcctatacttttaagcaattatatctagacctagtgcgtattcatatacattaactagaaattatttcatgcttttcactacATTTTCCTATACTTTTAaccaattatatctagagctagtgcgtattcatataaattaactagaaaatatttcatgcttttcactgcacctttttcgaagtcggttgaatttttttccaaaaaattattatatttcattctttttagcGGCAATCTATAagcaataggtttcatgcaataacaatagttatgagcaatatacaggatgacccaaaaacgttggaggtccttgaaagggatggttccaggtggggggggggggggggggtgNNNNNNNNNNNNNNNNNNNNNNNNNNNNNNNNNNNNNNNNNNNNNNNNNNNNNNNNNNNNNNNNNNNNNNNNNNNNNNNNNNNNNNNNNNNNNNNNNNNNgacttgaaacaattttcccttagcgaaaatggtgttcgaggcttcgttaaggagatattccagaaacagaaactcgcgctctgattagtcggtggtttctgtcaatatctccttaacgaagacTCGAAGAACATATTCgctatgaaaaaaattgtttcaaatcaccccccgaaacaccccattcaaagACATCAAACAATTTTgggcaccctgtatagttgcaaATAATGTCGACGACCCTAAAACTTACCGAGAGATTAATAAATAGATACATTAAGAACACTCATCTAACCAACAAACCTCTACACAAAAGCCAGAACGCGTTCAGAGCCGGATATTCCGTAGAGGTCGCACTCCACATGATAAACTACATAGAAGAAGCCATTACAGAGAAAGAAATGGTGGTTGCCTGCTGATAGCCTGGTAGGCTATCAGTGAACCCAGACAAAATAGAAACAATGATGGTCACGAGAAAAACCATAAGACCTAATCTGAGCAAACTGGAATTCATGGGAAAGGAAGTAACCCTATCAAAGAAGGTCAAATATCTAGAGATAACGATAAACGAGAATCTCACCTGGAGGAAGCACGTCTTCGGCAAGGTTGCAGCGGCGAAATGGAACTTGACTCTATTATGCAGAGTTCTAGGACCAACGTGGAGCATGACCCCACAAACAGCTAAATGGATCTACGACGCGATCATTGTTCCCAGAGTAGCATTCGGCAACATCGCCTGGTGGCAAACATCAAACATGATTACAGCCTCCAAGAAAATGGACAGCATTCAAGGGTCAGCCCTAAAAAGGGTATTCTGAGTGATGAAAACAACACCGACGAGGGCACTAGAAGTCATCGCCAACTATACGCCAATGGACATCAAGGTCAAGGAACTCGCAATGAAGACAGCCCTAAGAGTACATACATGGGGATACTGGACAAACACAGGAAGAGGCCACAGCCAGATCAGAAAGCAGACTGGAAACgtaaatataatgaatatgTATCTTATGCCCAAAGACAGGATCATCACAGAATACATTTTCGAGAAGAAATTCACGACTACGATCGGTAGCAGAGAGGAATGGAAAACAGTTAAAATACATGATAATTACGACATAGTCTGGTACACAGACGGATCAAAGAAACACGACTTCTCAGGGGCAGGCTGATACTGCAGCAAGGAGCTCAATATCGAAGGGTACAGTAGCCTGGGGAAATACGCCACAGTATTCCAAGCGGAAACAGTGGCCATCTCTAACTGCATCCATGAGATGTTGAGCCTAGGTATAAGAAGGAAGAACATCGCGATATCCACAGACAGCCGAGCAGCAATCCTAGCGCTGGACAAGGCAGAAATAAAATCCAAGACGACCAAAGAATATAAGACGAAGCTGAACACACTGGCCAAGATGggcaaaaaaatatcaataatatgGGTACCAGGACACAATGACATCTACGGAAACGAAAGAGCTGACAGATTAGCAAATCTGGGATCCGACTCGATACCTGTCGGACCGGAACCAATTATCTCACTACCCGAAACAGCGTACAGGGAAGAAATAAGGAAATGGAGAGAgcaggaaaagaaaagaaaatgggcAGAGACCGGGGAATGCACACAAGCAAAAGAATTACTAGGAGGAGAAACAAACGTAAGAAAAAGAAGCAAGAAAAAAATCCAAATGGAGAAACAAAAAGCTAGAGACGTAGTAAGCATTCTGACGGGGCACGCACTCCTAAATGCCTACCTGAACAAGATGGGAGTGAGCGATACAAGCACATGCAGGAAATGCGAGAAAGCAAGAGAAACCACCAAACACATCCTATGCGAATGCTCAAGACTAATGAACGAGAGACTGAAATACCTGGGAAACACTTCCTAGATACAGAAGAAACACAAGAAACCTGCCCAACAAAGATCACGAAATTTATAGAGGAAACGAAACCCTGGAGAGAGCCTGGTGACGACAGAAACTGAAATGCTCTGGAAGGACAAACCCAAGCTGCAACCAAAGGAGATCCTAACATGGTGACGTAACAGGAATGCAGCGCGAGTGATACCTCGCCCCCGCGCTGCACTCTGAGTCGAGGTAGGGGATCACTGAATGGGGGCGAGGAGGGGCCCCCAGTCAATCTGCAACCAAGGGTCCTTCCAGCAGCGCAGCAAACGAAGTCACCAGGCAAACGAACCATCGAAGCAGGAAGACAGAGGGAAGACGAAAAGTGGGGGCACACTGACCGAGTCTCACTGTGGCCCATAGCAAGAAAATCAAATAGCCATCCTATACTGAAAAGAGGTCGACAATCCCTACTCGTAGCGGATCATAGAACCTTGTGCGGGTGACAACCGAGAAAATACAAACCTCCATCGTAGAAAAAGGTCACGGTACCCACAAGGTACCATCGACCTGTGGAAGGGGTGGGGACCCTTCTTCGAAGAACATCAGGATCAACAGAGACAAGTGGAAGAAAAACAACCAATGGAAAAccagagagaaagaaagagttACTAGACGGGCTAAAAACAGATTAAAGATATAAAGGAGAATAGTAGTGGGACACGCGACTACACCTCACCGTGTCCCCGAGCAAGGAATAAACAACAACCATCCTACATGGAAAAGGGCTCTACAGCTCCTGGAAGCAAGACATGGTAGAGCCTAGAACGGGTGGTAACCGGGCCGTGAAAATCCTCCATCGTAAAAAAAGGAGCCGCGGAGCCATTCAAATGGTACCATTGGCTCCACGGAGAGACTGGAGACCCTCTAAACCGATGTGAATAACCTTCCGCGAGAAAAAGGGGGATTCAGAGAGATAAACCCAAGACCGTGCCCGTGCCAAACAGATAGAATCAGCCGTGCCGTTCGGAGTTGTGAATCAGAAGGGGATAACAGAACAATAAGAACGATACTAACAAAGTAGCCTCGCCAAAGTAGAAGCTGCTGCGGAGAAGATGGGCTGAAAAGGTCTAAGACTGGGACCCAATCGCAGAAATCACCCAACAAGGTGTAGCCAGGACTCCCCCACCTCCACGGACCTGGCTGTTTTTTGCAGTCGGGAGTGGAGGTGAACCTCTACGTGGCGCGTCCCCGGGTTGCGGATAGGGGAAGCTCTCCGGCGGGGCGGATGGCGGCTGCGAGGTCACCTCCGCCTTGCCGGGGAGTCGGGGTGAAAGCCCCCGCGGACAAAATACTGGTATGAATGTGTATGTGAATGCGCTGTGGCCGGTGTCTCATGGATATTCCCGAGAGACTAGCCAAGGGGGGAGTAGTAGCCCCCCGACTGGGGCGGAGAGTGATGTCAGTACCTGACCTCTGCGGTAGTAATAAGGGTAAACGTAAACCAGGCGTACCTTGGTACGCCGGCAAAGGTCCCGTGAAAGCGCATGTTAAACGTGGGAGAACCGCTCACTTAGCCGCTGACTGAAGCCAATCTCGGGGTTGAAGTGGGATTACCGGGCGCAGGAATGGAGGCTTACCTGGTCAGTATTGCCTCATACCCTGAGCTACGGGGGGTAAACCGTAGCACCGTCTAGCCCGAGGTTTGGGTTTGGCGTCCATTCAGATTGGGCGTCGCCCACTCGATAGGGGTGACGTTAAACCTTTTGCATCATTTATGGCGCGGGCCCATTccgtaacatttttcatagagTCATTCCGGCATCGATAGGGTGTGACCGCCTGACAAACCGCTTCTCGGTTTCGATGTCGCGTAAGGTTAGGATATTTTTACCGGTGGATAGATCCCCTACCGCGGTAGGGGTCCCATAATATGCGGAAccgatgaatttttcacgttATATATGGCTTCAACAAACACAAACACAAACAGCACAGCAGGGGGGGCGGCTATCGCCGCGGGCTACGCGCGACGAAAGGAGCACGGTGAAGGCACCGGGAAACCGACGCCTTTGATCTGCGGAGGGAATAACGGCGACAGGGCTGAGAGTCCGACCTTGGGAAGTAAATCTGTCACGACTGGAACTACGATCACCAGCCCCAACAAGGAGACGGACATTACCAAGGAGCGACTACTGGCTGGCCTTAGTGAAGTCAGTGTCACCTTGGTAAGGACAGAGACGGTGAAGGGCATGCCGACGGGCGGTAATTCACCCTCACTCACGGCGGACATTATGTCCTCAGCTGATGAGACGGCACCATCGGACAGTGAGGGCGATGGTGACAAGGGTTTTCACACTCCGACAAACAAGTTTCCCAGGAGGAGGGTTAGTTTTTCACAAACGTCCTCAGCAGAAGAGCCGACGAACAAGAAAGCTACCTACTGGTAGAGCCCCACGACGACACGGGAGACCATCGACAGGGCCAAATGTGTCAGCCTTAGCCCCAGGGTAGCGAAAAGGCGCATTGCGGAGGTGGCCGATACCATCTCCAGAGTTGGAGGAGCTCTTTAGCACTATTGGAGAGGTAGTGGAGTACCAAGActccaataaaaatataaacaagaagtGCAGAGGGGATTACCTCAGCTGTGCTTCTAGGATAGAAAGGCTGTGCACCTATTGGAGGGAGCACGCCATGCTGGGAAGCATCGTGCTAGGCAATAGGAGGAAGGTTGCTGTAACCGAGAGGGATACACAGACCGAGATCGAGACTCAGACCGAAATGGATGTGGAGGGGTTGCCCCCTCCTACTTCTTCGCCTAATCTTGCGAAGgcaaagaagaggaagaggatcCTGTCGACCGCTCAGGAAAAAAGTGGTTACAGTCCTGATGAGGGCAACAAAAAAGGGAGGGTCGGTGAGACCTCCGGTGATAGTGGTGGGTGTGGAAAAGCTGTACAGAAGATAAGGACGTATAGTGAGATTGCCTCAGGGAAGGGAAAGGGAGAGATGCCGACTCCCAAACCGAGGAGCAGTGTCGTCCCTCCTGGACGATGAACCGAGAAGGCGGCTTCTCACACGTCTGCTGCCGTCACGGAGGGAGAATGGGCGGAGCAGGGACgtaggaagaagaagaaggccCTGCCGCTTTCTGCCGAATCGGGTGGAAAAATCCAAACTCCGGGGAACACCGGCACAGGTAGCAGCAACAACGCGAGGGCTCTTGGTGCGCCAAAACCCAAGCCGAGACGCAGGCTGGGCCCCAACAATGACGCTGTTGCGATCAAAGCAAAGGGCTAGACTTACGCAGAGATTTTTCGCGAAATGGCGGCCACGGTCCCCAACACGCAGTTGAAGGAGACTGTAAATGTGGTGAGGAGGTCCAGGACGGGAGACCTTATCATTGAGCTTACCAAGGAGGGTAACGCTCCTTAAACTTCGGCGGCGATCCGTGCGGCGGTTGGCCAGGATTACACGGTCAGAGCTTTGTCCCCCAAAGTGTATATGGAGATTAGGGATCTTGATCCTATAGTGGAGGAGCCTAACATCTTGGCGGCCGTCGCGCGACACTGTGGTGCGCTCAATGCCAGCGATGCGCGCGTTAGGACAATTAGAATGGCCTACACCGGCACGCAGATTGCTATTGCGGAGGTGCCTCGTTCCTGGGCTATAGAAGGCAAGCTTCCTCAAGGCTCAAAGGTACGCATTGGCTACATCATGTGCAGGGTTACGGTGGCGGCTAAACTGACACGTTTCTTCCGGTGTCACGGCTACGGCCACATTGGAGCAACGTGTCCTAACACGGAGGATAACCAGCCCATATGTAGGAAGTGTGGCAAGGCTGGGCATATTGCCAAGGGGTGTGATTTGCACCTCTCCTGCTACATATGCAGGAAGAAGGGTGTGCCCGAGGACAAGATCAGGCACGTGGCTGGGGTAACTAATTGCCCACAATACCGTGAATACCTCCTGGGGAAGGTTTCTACGACAGATCGTCAGTGATGCGCCTCTTGcaaatcaatttgaattacTGCAGGCTGGCGCAGGACCTGCTCTTACGCACTGTCGACGAATTGAAGAATGACGTGGTGGCGGCGTCGGTGTCGTACTGTGTCCTCAGTGGATGGTTCATAGACACAACCGGCAAGGCGGCGCTCTGGGTGACCCACTACAGTGCCACTAAAGGGACCAGCGGAAGCGTAATTGCCGGATATGGCTTTGTCTCGGTGGAGGTGGGTAGACGACGAATAGCCAGTTGCTATTTCTCCCCTCGTTGGGGGATGTTGCTCTCAGCAACGCCCTCCATGAACTGGAGATGGAGAGAGCGGCATGGACGCAAGATGTTCTCATCGCTGGCGATTTCAACGCTAGTTCCCCAGCCTGGGGCTTGCGTGGGACGAATGCAGGCGGTAAGGAAATTGCTCTGTCGGGATCCGTAAAACTCAGCTGGTGTGGACTCTCTTCCCGCTTGCGGATGATACGGAGGCCCTTGAGGCATTCGATCCAGGGCCGGAGACCGTGGTGCATAACTGGTCCCCTATTGACCCGGAGGAATTGAAGATGGCGGTCTCGAGGGTTTCCCTTGACAAGGCCCCCGGCGTCGATATGATACCGGGAGTCACAGTCGGACTTATAGTTAAGGTCAGGATCGACATGATCACACATGTCTTCAATAGTATTCTGATTTCTGGAGTGATCCCACGTCGGTGGAAGACTCAGAGACTGGTCCTGATTGCTAAGGAGGGGCGCGACCCTGCAACCGCCTCGGCGTACAAGCCGTTATGCCTTATTAGCCATTGGGCTAAAGTCTTTGAGTCGGTGCTACGGGAGCGCATTATCACGGCCATTGGTGACGGTGGAATATCCGATAAACAGTACGGAATTACGAGGGAACGAAGCACACTTAACGCGCTAGAGGAGGTGACTGGGATTGCGGAGACTGCGCTGCTTAAGCAAAACTTCTGCATCCTAGTCACTTTCGATGTCAAGAACGCGTTCAATACTATTCGGTGGCCCCGAGTGGCAAACGCGTTGATGCAGCTAGAATTCCCCGTCTACCTGCGCAGAGTCTTAATAGACTACTTCAGGGACAGGAGGCTACGATACTGGGCAGGTGGGGAGTGGAACGAGGAGTCTCCATACATGGGAGTGTAGCAGGGATCAGTCATAGGACCCATCCTATGGAATGTGGCGTATGACGGAGTCCGAGGGGCTGTACGATCATCGGTTACGCCGATGATATCGCGCTGGTCGCGACTGGTGGCGGCTATACTCGGATGGATGGAGGAGAACCAACTTCAGGCGGCGCCCAAGAAGACGGAGATCTTCTCcctaaatggcaaaaggcttGGTGACTTTTCCATCCGGGTTGGCAATGAGGAAATAGTGCCGACGGATCGACTGAAATACTTAGGTGTTAAGTTCGACAGAGGACAACGTTCCAGGAAACACATAACTACGGTCACAGATAAGGCGCT
This genomic window from Hylaeus volcanicus isolate JK05 unplaced genomic scaffold, UHH_iyHylVolc1.0_haploid 12190, whole genome shotgun sequence contains:
- the LOC128882807 gene encoding uncharacterized protein LOC128882807 — encoded protein: MKTTPTRALEVIANYTPMDIKVKELAMKTALRVHTWGYWTNTGRGHSQIRKQTGNVNIMNMYLMPKDRIITEYIFEKKFTTTIGSREEWKTVKIHDNYDIVCKELNIEGYSSLGKYATVFQAETVAISNCIHEMLSLGIRRKNIAISTDSRAAILALDKAEIKSKTTKEYKTKLNTLAKMGKKISIIWVPGHNDIYGNERADRLANLGSDSIPVGPEPIISLPETAYREEIRKWREQEKKRKWAETGECTQAKELLGGETNVRKRSKKKIQMEKQKARDVVSILTGHALLNAYLNKMGVSDTSTCRKCEKARETTKHILCECSRLMNERLKYLGNTS